The window AGTATAACCTGAAATTATTGGAGATTTCACCTCATCGAAACTGTCTTTCTCAGTTGTCCAGTTCTTCCAATTATCCTCATTAGTTACTTCGTCATGTTCTCCATCACGAGTGAAAATTACTGGAGTTCCAGCTAAATCTGGACTGGCAGTTTTACCATTTTCATAAATGTAATGAACCGTTTCAGTTATTGTCTTTGTATCCTTAATTGGTGCAATCTTATGAGTAAAGTGGGCTATGAAAAACTGATCTTGATTAATATCATTATCAAATTTTCCATAATTTACTTCCGATAACTGATTTCCATCAAGTCTAGGATAAGTCTGTGTTGGATCATTTCCTTTTGCCACCATCATAAATTGATACTTAGAGAAATCATAACTTGCTGGAATTTCAAAATTAATATCCCTATTACTTTTATCTGTTACTTTAATATTTGGAGTGGCTTCAATAAACTTATTATCAGTATCATCGTAAAAGCGTAAAATAGCTGTTTGAATATTTGGAACTAGATCGTAAACTAAAGTATCACCATCAAAATAAACTTTAACGGTTTGATTAAACTCTGCTTTCTCATTCTTAATACCTGATGAATAATCACCATGCTCAGAGTTAATTATTTCTTGAGGTTTACTTGCATCCTTTACTACATAATCTTCTGGAATCTCTTTTTTGTCTTGGAGTCTCTTCAAATTATCTAATACATTTTTTTCTCTATAACTTAATTTATCTTGGTTATTATTAAGTTTTAGCGTATCAGCTTGTACATAAATATCTTTGCCTGTTGAATCTTTATATTTAAAGACAACTTTAACAATTGAATTACCAGAAACTGTAATTCTAGAAGCATTATCGCTACTTAAATCAATAGAAAGAGCTTTTAAGGATTGAGTATGATTTGACCAAATTACGGAAGACAAAATGCCAGTCTTTCCAGCATCATATCCCAAAGTGGGATCAATTCCACTTAAAACAATACGGTATGAATGATTTGCTGGAATGTTATCTATATCAACTAAAATACTCTTGGCATTCTTGGCATTATCTACAAGTCCAGTTACAGTATGATTTTTCAAATCTGCAAAATTACTATAATAAGATACTTTACCTGCTACTACTTGTTGCGTATTCAAGTCTATTATTTTAACTGGATTATTTTCATTTAAAACAAAGTTAAATGATGTACTGGAATCTGCTGGCAAGTTTATTAAAGCATGTGCATTCTTTATATCATATTTTTGACCATTGATAACTGAAACTGTATAAGTCATTGCTTCAGATTTCTTATCATCGGACTTGCCGCTTAATTCTAAATTACCATCTTCATTACCTTGTGCTAATTCTACTGAAGTCAACCCTTGACCTAATTGCGTAATCCAATTAAAGGAACCTAAATCAATAGCTGCCGTCTTCCCCTCGACATACTTTAAATCAGAATCCTTTACAGTAGAATATTCATTCAACGAATAATCTTTTACTATATTTGACGGAGCATATAAATAAACATGTCCATTATTTGTAGTTACACTACTTGAATCTGGTAAGTTTTTAATATTAAGTACAATATCACCACCAGTACTTTTTATTCCAGTGTAGTCCACTTTAACAACTTGATAGCCATTTACTAAAAAACTAGAAACTTTTGGCTGATTTTCTCCAAATTTAAAAGATGAAAGTGGTATAGATGCCTCACCATTAGCTGGCACTACAAAATAGAAAATTGGATCAACTGCTTTCTTAGCATACCACCCGCTAACAGAAACATTTCCACCAAATTTTCCTGGTTCGTAACTATAATTAGTGGTTTTAAAGTTAATATTAATACTATCCTTCTGTTCAGCCACAACTGATTGAGAAGCATTATAATACCCATTTTTACTTGGTGCATCAAAGTATGGATATAGGGCGGAATTTAATGTATCACCTAAATTCACTTTTTTGCCATCACGATAATTATCACTAACGAATCCATAAAGAGAAAAGCCAGCATCAATTCCTTGTCCCCAAGTAAATCCTACGGGGTTTAAACTATCAATTTCTAATTTAGGAATTGTTAACACAATATCGCTAATATTTGTGCCATTTTCTATTGGTACAGATTCTCCATTTGAAACTGTTCCTGACTTTACTGAATTATCAATATAATTAATTTGATAGCCATACTCTTTGATACCTGTTCCAACTAGTTTTGTAGCCGTGACTCCATCTGGAACTGTAATCTTTAGATGTACATTATCAACTGGGCGAGCCTGTAAATTTCCTACAGAATAGTTATATAATACAATTTCTTTATGAGAGACAGTGTATGGAATTTGGCCTTCTTTATAGGGGCCATCATATCCGTTATAAGCTCCACCAATGTATCCTTGAAGAGCTTCACCGTCTGGCATATGAGTATTCGAGCCTTGTATTATTTCTTTAAAAATACCTGCATTTCCAATTAATGGTTGGCTTGTTCCGACGTCCTCGCTAACCACTATTTCTTTTGAACCAGATATAGTTGTATCTTCTATAGGTTGATCCATGTCAAAATGTCCCCATAGATAGATAAAAGAGCTAGAAGGCATTGCATTAGCTAATTTGACAATAACATCTTTTCCCTTTCCAGCCTGGGTAAAAGTAGCTAAAGAAGAATTTTGGGCTATAGTCTTTTCAGAATTTAAAACAAAGGTTTCTGGGACAGGTATTGTAATAGTTGTTTCATGATTAATTAATGGACTAGGGCCACTAGTTCCACTAGAGGAATAGGACCCATCTATTCCTGTTTTTTGTCCCAAATTTAATTGCCATTCATAGTCATAATTAGGGAATAATTTTTTTACTGCCTTTGAACTTGGACTAAGTCTATACCATTTTGGATTAATTTGAGGAACAACGATTTGATTAAAAGTCAAAGTTTTAACAGGCTGCGACTCTTCATTGTAATAAACTTGAATATTTTTTAATTCGCTCCCTGCATTATAAGGAAGCGCCTTAGCAACGGCTTCATTAAGAAAACCTATTGAGATAGTCTGATTAATAGTTGCATTTTTAGTTAAAGAATAAATTACATCATAACTACCATCTGAATTTTGTACCTTATCCATTGTTCCAAAAGCAGCTGGAAGAGCCGTAGGCGTGACCATATAAGCGCCTGATTCAAAGTGGACTCTAAATCTGTCTCCAGCTTTATTATTAGAGACTTGTAAAGTCATTTGGATAGTTTTATTTTGACTTGGATTATATTCAGTGCCACTAAGTGAAGCTTCTACTTGTAAGTTCTCATTATTGATATCAGATTGAAGACCAATAAGAGTATTATCTGACGCATTTGAAGAATATTCACTATTTTTTGACACTCCCACCTTATCCTTATCAACAGTGAGATTAGTATACCTATTCTCTGCTTTACTCTCAGTGAGGTGATTAGTATTTGTTGGTACTGTCTTTAATGTATCTAAAGTTTGAGTATTTTGTAATATATTTTCAGCCTTTGCTGATTTGTCTTCTCTTTTATTTACAGTACCTTCTGTAGCTTGTACACCAGGTTTATCTACTTTACTATTTACACTTGTTTGTACTACTTTTGTATCTTTAGTTTGAACTACAGAACTGTCACTTGAATTTTCTGAAGTCTGACCTATTTCAGTCATGTTATTTTTAGAAATTGGAGAGCTATTTACAGTTTGTACTTCTTTTTCATTAGCATCCGTATTTGCAGCCTTCACTGTTGCTTGACTTGTTCCTAAATAGAAAACTGTTCCTAATAAAACAGATGCTGTCCCGATGGTAAGTTTACGAATACTAAAGCGTTGCCTTGCATTGACACTATCCTTAATATACTTTTTCTTATTCATCTATTTCAATCTCCTCATAAGCATTTATTGTAATCAATAATATTTTATATTTTAACATCTATCTTTAATTAGTAGCAGTCTTAATATGTTTTTTGTTATTTAAATTTGATAATCCAATCCATTCAAGACATTGAATTATTTCAAAACAAAAACCTCCAAAATTGAACTTTTATGTCCCACTTTGGAGGTTAACTGCAACTTATCTAGTCAACAAGTATATTTTTATCCTAATTATTCTTTTTATATCTTTTCCACAAAAATGCATTCCAAATTATCAACAGTAATATCCAAAAAATAGTTAAGAACACAGTATTCCGATAATCTTTTCCACTTTGAATTTTATTCCAAATTACACTAAAGTATGTTCCACTAAGAACTGCACTTAAAGTTATCATTGATAAAATCAAAGGTAATTTTGAAATTTTATTCTTAACCTTCATTAACTGAATCCAGTTATAGACCACTTCACAAATTACAATGAGTAAAACTAATAAGTCATACCACCATTCATTTTGTTTAACGAACTCATCAAGAGTAGTAATAAAATAATATCCAATAAGAATTGAAAATAGATCTAAGATAAGCAACTGTCCTACAACTGTATTTTTCTCTTTTTCCTTCTCATTCATGCTTTTCCGCTCTTTCTACTTTTTTCTCTCCAATGTAAATTATAGAATATTTTCTTATTTAAAAGCCTTACTTCTTAAAATGACTACAATAACTAGCAAGATATTTTGTCGTCAAACTTACTGGATGCTTAATTAAAGCTTTAGTTTGTCCTGTAGCCACAACTTTCCCACCATTCTTGCCACCGCGTGGTCCTAAATCAAGAATATTATCGGCATTAACTATCATATTTAGGTCATGCGTAATCGTAATGATAGTTGCACCTTGATCCAATAGTTTTTGCATTACCTGAACTAAAACTTTTACATCTAATGGATGCAATCCGATTGTCGGCTCATCAAATACAAATAAAGTATTGTCTTGTTTATGACTTAAGTGTGTTACTAGTTTTAGACGTTGCGCCTCCCCGCCAGATAAAGTTGGGGTACTTTCACCTAAGTGAAGATAATCCAGTCCTACCTCTTTTAATAAAAGTAAGTCACGTTCAATTTTGGATTCTTTCTTAAAGATAGGAAGAGCTTCATTGATATCCAGATTCAAAATATCAACGATTGAATATCCATTCCACTTCACTTTTTGTACTTCTTGGTTGTAACGATTACCTTCACAGGTTGGACAAGTCTGTTGCATATCAGGCAAGAATTGAATATCTAAAGTTACAATTCCGGTTCCTCCACAAGTTGGGCAAGCACCTTGTTTATTATTATAAGAAAAGTAAGTTGGGGTATAATGGTTCTCTTTGGCTAATGGCTGTCTAGCAAATAATTTACGTAAATTATCCATAATAGAAGTATAAGTTGCAACCGTCGATCTATTACTTTTACCAATAGGTGAAGCATCAACGCTAACTACTTGATTAATTGGCGATTCAAAATTTTTTACTTGCTTAGGCAAGGACTCACCTTTAGCTTGCGCCTGAATTGCTGGCACCAAACTATCCAAAATCAAGCTGGTTTTACCTGCCCCAGAAAATCCAGTTACAGCAGTTAATTGTTTAATTGGTATATCTGCATGAACATCTTGTAGGTTGAAATAGTGATCCACATCAAATGAAACCTTTACAGAATTAGGTTTCTCTGCTCGCTCTCTAGCCATTAATTCTGCACTGCCATCAATGTATGGCCGGATTAAAGACTGTTTATCTTGCTTAATTTGAGCAACACTGCCTTGATCCAAAATCTCGCCGCCTTGCTCACCCGAGCCTGGTCCAATTTCAATTATTTCATCAGCAGCTTTAATAATATCCACATTGTGATCCACAACTACTAACGAATTACCCTGCGCTACTAACTTGTGCAAAACCTTAATTAAACCATCTACATTTGCAGGATGAAGTCCGATTGATGGCTCATCTAAAACATATAAGACGCCAGTTGTTTCTGTTCTCAAAGTACGGGCTAATTGAATTCGTTGCAATTCACCTGTGGATAAGGTGTTTCCATTTCGAGCCATTGTTAAATAATCTAAACCCAAATCGAGAAGTGGCTGCAAGTTCTCCACAAATTCAGTGAATAAAGCACTGGCCATTTTATGCATATCAGATGGCAAGCTCTTTAGCACCTGCTCCTTCCAAGCTACCAAATCACCTAACGGCATTTCAGAAACTTCGTTAATATTTAATCCACCCACTAATTGCTTCAACAATTCTGGCTTTAACCTTGAACCATGACATACTGGACAAGTCTGATATGAGAAAAATTCTGAAATTCGCTTCTGTGCCCGTTCGCTCTTACTAGTTTTTGCCGAGCGTAGAACAGCTTGGTGAGCATTTTCATATAGCGCATTAAAGTCGTGAAAAACTCTTCCCGTTCCTGACAAAAAGTCCATCTTATACTTCTTTTCAGGACCATTTAAAACAAAATCCTTTTCCTTATCAGTTAAGTCTTTATAAGGAATATCGATTCTAACACCAGCATGTTCAGCTACACTTGGCATAAAATTTCTTCCGGGCAAGGACCAGGAAGCAACGGCCCCATCCCTAATTGAAAGATTAGGATCTGCAATTAACTTACTTTCATCAAGCTGGCGCACTTTCCCCGTTCCACCACACTCTTCGCAAGCACCATCAGAATTAAAAGCAAATTGTTCAGCACTAGGTGCATAAAATTTAACTCCGCAAACTGGACAAGTAAGTTGCCCCATTTTTTCACCTGATTTTGCCATTGCTTCAGCAATTTCTAAACTAGGCTTCAAGCGATGTCCATTAGGACAAACAGGTGAACCTAATCTAGAAAAAATCAAACGCAGAATATTAAATGTCTCACTCATTGTCCCAACAGTTGCTCGTTCAGATGGGATAGTTGGACGTTGCCTTAGGGCTAATGCTGAAGGAATATGCTTGACGCTAGTAACACTAGCT of the Lactobacillus isalae genome contains:
- a CDS encoding excinuclease ABC subunit UvrA, whose protein sequence is MTEKLPTQIEVRGGRVHNLKNIDVNIPLHKFVAISGLSGSGKSSLAMGILYEEGSRRYLDALSTYMRRRIKQGNQASVTSVKHIPSALALRQRPTIPSERATVGTMSETFNILRLIFSRLGSPVCPNGHRLKPSLEIAEAMAKSGEKMGQLTCPVCGVKFYAPSAEQFAFNSDGACEECGGTGKVRQLDESKLIADPNLSIRDGAVASWSLPGRNFMPSVAEHAGVRIDIPYKDLTDKEKDFVLNGPEKKYKMDFLSGTGRVFHDFNALYENAHQAVLRSAKTSKSERAQKRISEFFSYQTCPVCHGSRLKPELLKQLVGGLNINEVSEMPLGDLVAWKEQVLKSLPSDMHKMASALFTEFVENLQPLLDLGLDYLTMARNGNTLSTGELQRIQLARTLRTETTGVLYVLDEPSIGLHPANVDGLIKVLHKLVAQGNSLVVVDHNVDIIKAADEIIEIGPGSGEQGGEILDQGSVAQIKQDKQSLIRPYIDGSAELMARERAEKPNSVKVSFDVDHYFNLQDVHADIPIKQLTAVTGFSGAGKTSLILDSLVPAIQAQAKGESLPKQVKNFESPINQVVSVDASPIGKSNRSTVATYTSIMDNLRKLFARQPLAKENHYTPTYFSYNNKQGACPTCGGTGIVTLDIQFLPDMQQTCPTCEGNRYNQEVQKVKWNGYSIVDILNLDINEALPIFKKESKIERDLLLLKEVGLDYLHLGESTPTLSGGEAQRLKLVTHLSHKQDNTLFVFDEPTIGLHPLDVKVLVQVMQKLLDQGATIITITHDLNMIVNADNILDLGPRGGKNGGKVVATGQTKALIKHPVSLTTKYLASYCSHFKK